The sequence below is a genomic window from Bradyrhizobium septentrionale.
GCAACCCGAAGGGTGTCGTCACCCATCACCGTGGTGCGTATCTCAACGCCATCAGCAACATTCTGGCAGCCAACCTCGGACAGCATCCCGTCTACCTGTGGACCCTACCGATGTTTCACTGCAACGGATGGTGCTTTCCATGGTCCATAGCGGCGACCGCCGGCGTCAACGTCTGCCTGCGCAAGGTCGATCCAACCAAGATCTTCGCTCTGATGAAGCAACATCGCGTCACTCACATGTGCGGCGCGCCGATCGTCTACAACATGCTCATCAATGCACCCGATGCTCCCAAGAGTTCACCAGAGTGGAGCATCACGGGATTGATGGGTGGCTCGGCGCCGCCCATTCCGGTGATCGAGGGCACGCAGAAGCTCGGCATCAAGTTGATCCACATCTATGGGCTCACCGAAGTCTATGGCCCCTCCTCCATCTGCGCCGAGCAGCGGGGCTGGAACGAGCTGCCGCTCGAAAGGCAGGCCATGCTGAAACGCCGACAAGGTGTGCCTTATCCCCTGCAGGAAGCCGTCACCGTGCTCGACCCTGAGACCATGCAGGAAGTGCCGCGTGATGCCAGCACCATGGGCGAGGTGATGTTTCGCGGCAACGTGGTCATGAAGGGCTATCTGAAGAACGAGAAGGCGACCACGGACGCCTTTGCCGGCGGCTGGTTCCACACCGGTGACCTCGGTGTGATCGATGAAGACGGTTACATCATCATCAAGGACCGCTCGAAGGACATCATCATCTCGGGCGGCGAGAACATCTCATCCGTCGAGGTCGAGGATGTGCTTTACAAGCATCCCGCCGTGTTGCTGGCAGCAGTTGTGGCAAAGCCCGATTCCAGATGGGGTGAAGTGCCCTGCGCCTTCATAGAGCTGAAGGACGGCACCAGCGTCACCGGCAGCGACATCATCGCCTTTGAGAGCAATCCCGCTTGTTCGAGCTCGCTGCGCAAGGTAGCGCGATCCTGCGGCGACATTTGCAAGAGCGGCGTGCGAACCGGGCCCGCCGCCATGCCGAGCATTTCGGACCAGGCCTTGACCGCCGCAATTTGTAGAATGTCGGTTTGATGATAGCGCTCAATCAACCATTGCTTCGCAATTGGGCGCAGCGGCTGGAGCGCTCTTGACACGCGCTCCGCTTCATCGAACTTTCCCTGCAGCCCAAGAGCTGCGTATTCTCGCATGGGCTGCCACGTCTTCGTCTGCAGGAGATAGGGCGCCGCTGAAGATTGATGGACCACCTGCCCGTGATCCCGCATCATCTTCAAGAATTCACCCTCCGACGGTGAACTCAGTACAAGCTGGTCGCCGCAAAGGCGCTTGACTTCGAGATAGTGTTCCAGCGGTCGGGCGATCTTGGCGCCGCAGATGTTTTCAATCTCAGCCAGCCTGGCCGTTGTCGCCGGAGATATCGCGGGGCGTCCGGAGAATGCGGTGTCGAAGAGCCAGATGCCGATACGGACTTGCGATGCAACAAAAGTGAACCAGTCAACGATCATCTCTTCGTTGGCCGTCGGATAGTAGGGCGTCATCAGGATAACGAAATCCGCTCCCACCTGCTCGGCATGCAGCGTCATATCGATGGTTTCATTGGCGCTGTGATGCCCGGTATGGGCAATCACTTTGCACTTGCCGCGCGCTTCTTCGACGACGATTTCCAGCACGCGCTTGCGCTCGACGTTGGTCAACGCCCAAAACTCGCCCATCACGCCGCCACAGAACACGCCATCGACGCCCAGCGTATCTGTCAGATGACGCATGTTACGGCGGAGGCCGGGCTCGTCAATGCTCAGGCTGGGCGTAAACGGCGTAGTAATCGCAGCAACGATGCCACGAAACGCGGCACGTGAAGCCTCCTTCGCGGCTGACTTT
It includes:
- a CDS encoding acyl-CoA synthetase, encoding MGNPYNIGLDKNPANFQPLTPLSLVARTAAVYPHLTSALYEGRSFTWAETYDRCRRLACWLVALGIGEGDTVAAMLPNVPAMHELHFAVPMAGAVLNTLNPRLDAASIAFQLDHGSARVIFVDPEFSGLTAAAIALMAGPMPFIIDVDDPAFGDGVRIGQTEYEAALAEGDPQFLPRYPEDEWNAIALSYTSGTTGNPKGVVTHHRGAYLNAISNILAANLGQHPVYLWTLPMFHCNGWCFPWSIAATAGVNVCLRKVDPTKIFALMKQHRVTHMCGAPIVYNMLINAPDAPKSSPEWSITGLMGGSAPPIPVIEGTQKLGIKLIHIYGLTEVYGPSSICAEQRGWNELPLERQAMLKRRQGVPYPLQEAVTVLDPETMQEVPRDASTMGEVMFRGNVVMKGYLKNEKATTDAFAGGWFHTGDLGVIDEDGYIIIKDRSKDIIISGGENISSVEVEDVLYKHPAVLLAAVVAKPDSRWGEVPCAFIELKDGTSVTGSDIIAFESNPACSSSLRKVARSCGDICKSGVRTGPAAMPSISDQALTAAICRMSV